A section of the Halichoerus grypus chromosome 11, mHalGry1.hap1.1, whole genome shotgun sequence genome encodes:
- the RTN4RL2 gene encoding reticulon-4 receptor-like 2 yields MLPGLGRLLQGPNSACLLLMLLALPAAAPSCPMLCTCYSSPPTVSCQANNFSAVPLSLPPSTQRLFLQNNLIRTLRPGTFGPNLLTLWLFSNNLSAIYPGTFRHLQALEELDLGDNRHLRSLEPDTFQGLERLQSLHLYRCQLSSLPGNIFRGLVSLQYLYLQENSLLHLQDDLFADLANLSHLFLHGNRLRLLTEHVFRGLGSLDRLLLHGNRLQGVHRAAFRGLSRLTILYLFNNSLASLPGEALADLPALEFLRLNANPWACDCRARPLWAWFQRARVSSSDVTCATPPERQGRDLRALREADFQACPPAAPTRPGSRARGNSSSNHLYGVAEAGAPPADPSTLYRDLPAEDPRGRQGGDAPTEDDYWGGYGGEDQRGEQTCPGAACQAPPDSRGPALSAGLPTPLLCLLLLAPHHL; encoded by the exons ATGCTGCCCGGGCTCGGGCGCCTGCTGCAAG GTCCCAACTCGGCCTGCCTCCTGCTGATGCTCCTGGCCCTGCCCGCAGCGGCCCCCAGCTGCCCCATGCTCTGCACCTGCTACTCATCCCCGCCCACCGTGAGCTGCCAGGCCAACAACTTCTCCGCCGTGCCGCTGTCCCTGCCGCCCAGCACGCAGCGCCTCTTCCTGCAGAACAACCTCATCCGCACGCTGCGGCCCGGCACCTTCGGGCCCAACCTGCTCACCCTGTGGCTCTTCTCCAACAACCTCTCCGCCATCTACCCGGGCACCTTCCGCCACCTGCAGGCCCTGGAGGAGCTGGACCTCGGCGACAACCGGCACCTGCGCTCTCTGGAGCCCGACACCTTCCAGGGCCTGGAGCGGCTGCAGTCCCTACATCTGTACCGCTGCCAGCTCAGCAGCCTGCCCGGCAACATCTTCCGCGGCCTGGTCAGCCTGCAGTACCTCTACCTCCAGGAGAACAGCCTGCTCCACCTCCAG gatgACCTGTTCGCGGACCTGGCCAACCTGAGCCACCTCTTCCTGCACGGGAACCGCCTGCGGCTGCTCACGGAACACGTGTTCCGCGGCCTGGGCAGCCTGGACCGGCTGCTGCTGCACGGGAACCGGCTGCAGGGCGTGCACCGCGCGGCCTTCCGCGGCCTCAGCCGCCTCACCATCCTCTACCTATTCAACAACAGCCTGGCTTCGCTGCCCGGCGAGGCGCTGGCCGACCTGCCCGCGCTCGAGTTCCTGCGGCTCAACGCCAACCCCTGGGCGTGCGACTGCCGCGCGCGGCCGCTCTGGGCCTGGTTCCAGCGCGCGCGCGTGTCCAGCTCCGACGTGACCTGCGCCACCCCCCCGGAGCGCCAGGGCCGCGACCTGCGCGCCCTCCGCGAGGCCGACTTCCAGGCGTGCCCGCCCGCGGCGCCCACGCGGCCCGGCAGCCGCGCGCGCGGCAACAGCTCGTCCAACCACCTGTACGGCGTGGCCGAGGCCGGGGCGCCGCCCGCCGACCCCTCCACCCTCTACCGAGACCTGCCCGCCGAAGACCCGCGGGGGCGCCAGGGCGGGGACGCGCCCACGGAGGACGACTACTGGGGGGGCTACGGAGGCGAGGACCAGCGGGGGGAGCAGACGTGCCCGGGCGCCGCCTGCCAGGCGCCCCCGGACTCCCGCGGCCCGGCGCTCTCCGCCGGGCTGCCCACCCCTCTGCTTTGCCTCCTGCTCCTGGCGCCCCACCACCTCTGA